Proteins from a single region of Shinella zoogloeoides:
- the lspA gene encoding signal peptidase II → MSERIPLFSRPLPVVVLILCALLLDQAVKFAVETWLPFQEPVHVMPMLALYRTYNYGVAFSMLSGMEGWFIVTLRLFVVAFVVWLWRQTPKARGLAHAGYAFIIAGAFGNLIDRALFGYVIDYILFYTETWSFAVFNLADSFITIGAGLVVLDELLLLRRPKS, encoded by the coding sequence ATGAGCGAGCGCATTCCGCTGTTCTCCCGGCCGCTGCCGGTCGTCGTCCTCATCCTGTGCGCGCTGCTGCTGGATCAGGCCGTCAAGTTCGCCGTCGAAACCTGGCTTCCCTTCCAGGAGCCGGTGCATGTCATGCCCATGCTGGCGCTCTACCGCACCTACAATTACGGCGTCGCCTTCTCCATGCTGTCGGGCATGGAGGGCTGGTTCATCGTCACGCTCCGGCTCTTCGTCGTCGCCTTCGTCGTCTGGCTCTGGCGGCAGACGCCCAAGGCGCGCGGGCTTGCCCATGCCGGTTATGCCTTCATCATCGCGGGCGCCTTCGGCAATCTCATCGACCGCGCGCTCTTCGGCTACGTGATCGACTATATCCTCTTCTACACCGAGACATGGTCCTTCGCCGTCTTCAATCTTGCCGACAGCTTCATCACCATCGGCGCGGGCCTCGTCGTCCTTGACGAGCTTCTGCTGCTGCGCCGCCCGAAAAGCTAA
- a CDS encoding GNAT family N-acetyltransferase: MTLDLAPTIAPQETAQKPASVAGRSGTDVLGRIGNLETRIARSVSEIDAAQAVRYRVFAEEMNATLSSDAVRRKRDIDAWDMVCDHLLVLDTTIEGDAEEQIVGTYRLLRQDIAAGSGGFYSQSEFDVDALIARHADKRFMELGRSCVLPAYRTKRTVELLWQGAWAYSLRHGIDVMFGCASFHGVVPEEHALALSFLHHNVLAKDEWSVSARPERFRTMDLMPAEGVDARKALVAMPPLVKGYLRLGAAIGDGAVVDHGFNTTDVLIVLPIGKISGRYLNYYGADAGRFAS, from the coding sequence ATGACGCTCGACCTCGCCCCGACCATCGCACCGCAGGAGACGGCCCAGAAGCCGGCTTCCGTCGCCGGCCGTTCGGGCACGGACGTGCTCGGCCGCATCGGCAATCTCGAAACGCGCATCGCCCGTTCCGTCTCGGAGATCGACGCCGCGCAGGCCGTCCGCTACCGCGTCTTCGCCGAGGAAATGAACGCCACGCTCTCGTCCGATGCCGTGCGCCGCAAGCGCGATATCGACGCCTGGGACATGGTCTGCGATCACCTGCTGGTGCTCGACACCACGATAGAGGGTGACGCGGAAGAACAGATCGTCGGCACCTACCGCCTCCTGCGGCAGGATATTGCGGCCGGCTCCGGCGGTTTCTATTCCCAGTCGGAATTCGACGTCGATGCGCTGATCGCCCGCCATGCGGACAAGCGCTTCATGGAACTCGGCCGCTCCTGCGTGCTGCCCGCCTATCGCACCAAGCGCACGGTGGAACTGCTCTGGCAGGGCGCCTGGGCCTATTCGCTGCGGCACGGCATCGACGTGATGTTCGGCTGCGCCTCCTTCCATGGCGTGGTGCCAGAGGAACATGCGCTGGCGCTCTCCTTCCTGCACCACAACGTTCTTGCGAAGGACGAATGGAGCGTCTCGGCCCGGCCGGAACGCTTCCGCACCATGGACCTGATGCCGGCGGAGGGGGTCGATGCGCGCAAGGCGCTCGTCGCCATGCCGCCGCTCGTCAAGGGCTACCTGCGCCTCGGCGCGGCCATTGGCGACGGCGCGGTCGTCGACCACGGTTTCAATACTACGGATGTGCTGATCGTCCTGCCGATCGGCAAGATCTCGGGCCGCTACCTGAATTATTACGGTGCGGATGCGGGGCGGTTCGCCAGTTAG
- a CDS encoding NADP-dependent malic enzyme: MPGTDKSDRQRATVTDQEALDFHSNGRPGKLEITPTKPMATQRDLALAYSPGVAVPVKAIAENPATAYDYTTRGNMVAVISNGTAILGLGNLGALASKPVMEGKSVLFKRFADVDSIDLEVDTENVDEFINCVRYLGPSFGGINLEDIKAPDCFIIEQRLRELMDIPVFHDDQHGTAIIAAAGLINALALTGRDFKTTKLVCNGAGAAAIACIELIKAMGFAPENVILCDTKGVIYQGREDGMNQWKSAHAVKTDRRSLAEAMVGADVVFGLSAKGAFSEEMIRSMAPKPIIFAMANPDPEITPEEVARIRDDAIVATGRSDYPNQVNNVLGFPYIFRGALDVRASTINDAMKIAAAEALAHLAKEDVPDDVAAAYQGVRPRFGAQYIIPVPFDPRLISAIPVAVAKAAMDTGVARKAIPDLDAYARDLRARRDPIASTLQQIYARVRRQPKRVVFAEGEEEQMMRAAVSYANQQLGTAILLGREEQMRETAEKAGIDLDRPGIELVNARISKRNNVYIDYLYARLQRKGFLFRDAQRLIHNDRNHFAACMVALGDADGMVTGLTRNYSTALEDVRRCIDAKPGHRVIGASLALCRGRAVLVADTAVHDMPSSEELADIAEEAAGLARRLGYEPRVAMLAYSTFGHPSGERSERVREAVKILDRRRVDFEYDGEMAADVALNPRIMEQYPFCRLSAPGNVLVMPAFHSASISTKMLQELGGSTVIGPLLVGLDKSVQIVSMGAKDSDIVNMAALAAYNSGV, from the coding sequence ATGCCGGGAACCGACAAATCAGATCGCCAGAGGGCAACCGTCACGGACCAGGAGGCGCTGGATTTCCATTCCAACGGCCGTCCCGGCAAGCTGGAAATCACGCCGACCAAGCCGATGGCGACGCAGCGCGACCTCGCGCTCGCCTATTCGCCGGGCGTCGCCGTGCCGGTGAAGGCCATCGCCGAGAACCCGGCCACCGCCTATGACTACACGACGCGCGGCAACATGGTCGCCGTCATCTCCAACGGCACCGCCATCCTCGGCCTCGGCAATCTCGGCGCGCTGGCCTCCAAGCCGGTGATGGAAGGCAAGTCCGTCCTCTTCAAGCGTTTCGCCGATGTCGATTCCATCGACCTCGAGGTCGACACCGAGAATGTCGACGAGTTCATCAACTGCGTGCGCTATCTCGGCCCCTCCTTCGGCGGCATCAACCTGGAAGACATCAAGGCTCCCGACTGCTTCATCATCGAGCAGCGCCTGCGCGAGCTGATGGACATCCCGGTCTTCCACGACGACCAGCACGGCACCGCCATCATCGCCGCCGCCGGCCTCATCAACGCTCTGGCGCTGACCGGCCGCGACTTCAAGACGACCAAGCTCGTCTGCAACGGCGCGGGCGCGGCCGCCATCGCCTGTATCGAGCTTATCAAGGCGATGGGTTTCGCCCCGGAAAACGTCATCCTCTGCGACACCAAGGGCGTCATCTACCAGGGCCGCGAAGACGGCATGAACCAGTGGAAGTCGGCCCATGCCGTCAAGACCGACCGCCGCTCGCTGGCCGAGGCGATGGTGGGCGCGGACGTGGTGTTCGGCCTTTCCGCCAAGGGCGCCTTCTCAGAAGAGATGATCCGCTCCATGGCGCCGAAGCCGATCATCTTCGCCATGGCCAATCCCGACCCGGAAATCACCCCGGAAGAAGTCGCCCGCATCCGTGACGACGCCATCGTCGCGACCGGCCGTTCGGACTATCCGAACCAGGTCAACAACGTGCTCGGCTTCCCCTACATCTTCCGCGGGGCGCTGGACGTTCGCGCCTCCACCATCAACGACGCGATGAAGATCGCCGCCGCCGAGGCGCTGGCGCATCTTGCCAAGGAAGACGTGCCGGACGACGTCGCCGCCGCCTATCAGGGCGTGCGCCCGCGCTTCGGCGCACAATACATCATCCCCGTGCCGTTCGACCCGCGCCTCATCTCGGCAATCCCCGTTGCCGTCGCCAAGGCGGCGATGGATACGGGCGTTGCGCGCAAGGCCATTCCCGACCTCGATGCCTATGCCCGCGACCTTCGCGCCCGCCGCGACCCGATCGCCTCGACGCTACAGCAGATCTACGCCCGCGTGCGCCGCCAGCCGAAGCGCGTCGTCTTCGCCGAGGGCGAAGAAGAGCAGATGATGCGCGCCGCCGTCTCCTACGCCAACCAGCAGCTCGGCACCGCCATCCTGCTCGGCCGCGAGGAGCAGATGCGCGAAACGGCCGAAAAGGCCGGCATCGACCTCGACCGGCCCGGCATCGAGCTGGTCAATGCCCGCATCTCCAAGCGCAACAACGTCTATATCGACTATCTCTATGCCCGCCTGCAGCGGAAGGGCTTCCTCTTCCGTGATGCGCAGCGCCTGATCCACAACGACCGCAACCATTTCGCGGCCTGCATGGTGGCGCTGGGCGATGCGGACGGCATGGTGACGGGCCTGACGCGCAACTACTCGACCGCGCTGGAAGACGTGCGCCGCTGCATCGACGCCAAGCCCGGCCACCGGGTCATCGGCGCCTCGCTGGCGCTCTGCCGCGGCCGCGCCGTGCTGGTCGCCGATACGGCCGTGCATGACATGCCCTCCTCGGAGGAGCTGGCGGATATCGCGGAAGAAGCGGCAGGTCTTGCCCGCCGCCTCGGCTACGAGCCGCGCGTGGCGATGCTCGCCTACTCGACCTTCGGCCATCCCTCGGGCGAGCGTTCGGAGCGGGTGCGCGAGGCCGTGAAGATCCTCGACCGCCGCCGCGTCGATTTCGAATATGACGGCGAGATGGCCGCCGACGTGGCGCTGAACCCGCGCATCATGGAGCAATATCCGTTCTGCCGCCTGTCGGCTCCCGGCAACGTGCTCGTCATGCCCGCGTTCCACTCGGCCTCGATCTCGACCAAGATGCTGCAGGAACTCGGCGGCTCGACGGTCATCGGCCCCCTGCTCGTCGGTCTCGACAAGTCGGTGCAGATCGTCTCGATGGGCGCGAAGGACAGCGACATCGTCAACATGGCCGCGCTCGCCGCCTACAATTCCGGCGTATAA
- a CDS encoding hybrid sensor histidine kinase/response regulator — MSEPVKLQNRLQAEFAEPPRRTAPIPAVGNEAGDLPAAAPAGHAAIRNVIAGLGLLMAVLVFAAGMTAGFYVAAIGLGLAGIAGAVFLLRARLPATGMEAAHDRSWERSETSQILSAIHDVLGDIVVMRALDGRILSANAVLGTLTGIADVEGRTCEALGLAFRSQATPHRYDVDVAGRIYSWHDVTVRDPASGDLVIHSIARDVTEERRAEREREHARQRAEEASAAKSRLLATVSHEIRTPLSGILGMSHLIGQTRLSAEQKNYLSGMRQSGHALVQLVDDLLDFSSIEAGRFQLRPSEEPVRPMLESVVEMLSPRAHEKGIEIGSFVSPEVPGLLLYDAPRLRQVLYNVVGNAVKFTHTGGVFLETTLDRNAVIIRVTDSGPGMSAGEQARIFEEFEQTGSAAQRSGGTGLGLAISARILAEAGGALTLESAPGKGSTFTIRMPVDLRTVAAGGARGGVLAGSLVFLLAPEGPAARALVRTVEALGGACHLATTVAEALERIQSLAGRRAELTDIIVDNRLAGAFRRELADLAYLRDSGARRIYLVNPEERGARAIGNGEGYDSWLIRPLRERSLVEVLRGRMKGIEVRDAINDNRPILKDLPPAVSDPVPTAPTGARILLAEDDPVNAMLVRSVLERAGHTVRHVPDYPALVAALGGATDAGPFTADLIVTDLGMPGGEGREMIARIARGDYGNAPLPVVVLTADSRAGLGEALRDAGASAVLAKPADPARLVAEIARLARRATA; from the coding sequence ATGAGCGAACCCGTCAAGCTTCAGAACCGGCTCCAGGCCGAATTCGCCGAACCGCCGCGCCGTACCGCCCCCATCCCGGCCGTGGGGAATGAGGCGGGCGATTTGCCTGCCGCCGCACCGGCCGGCCATGCGGCCATCCGCAACGTGATCGCCGGCCTCGGGCTGCTGATGGCGGTGCTTGTCTTTGCGGCGGGCATGACGGCGGGGTTCTATGTCGCCGCCATCGGCCTCGGCCTTGCGGGCATTGCCGGCGCTGTCTTCCTTCTGCGTGCTCGCCTGCCGGCAACCGGCATGGAGGCGGCGCATGACCGCTCCTGGGAGCGCAGCGAGACCTCGCAAATCCTTTCGGCCATCCATGACGTGCTTGGCGATATCGTCGTCATGCGCGCGCTCGACGGCCGCATCCTCAGCGCCAATGCCGTGCTCGGCACGCTGACGGGCATCGCCGATGTCGAGGGCAGGACCTGCGAGGCGCTGGGCCTTGCCTTCCGCTCGCAGGCGACCCCCCATCGCTACGATGTCGACGTTGCCGGGCGCATCTATTCCTGGCACGACGTCACCGTGCGCGATCCGGCCTCCGGCGACCTCGTGATCCATTCCATCGCCCGCGACGTGACGGAGGAGCGGCGGGCGGAGCGGGAGCGCGAGCATGCCCGCCAGCGGGCGGAGGAGGCGAGCGCTGCGAAATCGCGCCTGCTGGCCACCGTCAGCCACGAGATCCGCACGCCGCTGTCGGGTATCCTCGGCATGTCGCACCTCATCGGCCAGACGCGCCTTTCGGCCGAGCAGAAGAACTACCTTTCCGGCATGCGCCAGTCGGGCCATGCGCTGGTCCAGCTCGTCGACGACCTTCTCGACTTTTCCTCCATCGAGGCCGGCCGCTTCCAGCTTCGCCCGTCGGAGGAGCCGGTGCGCCCGATGCTGGAAAGCGTCGTGGAAATGCTCTCGCCGCGCGCGCATGAGAAGGGCATCGAGATCGGTTCCTTCGTTTCTCCCGAGGTGCCGGGGCTTCTGCTTTACGATGCGCCGCGCCTGCGCCAGGTGCTCTACAATGTCGTCGGCAACGCCGTGAAATTCACCCATACGGGCGGCGTCTTCCTCGAAACGACGCTCGACCGTAACGCCGTCATCATCCGCGTCACCGATAGCGGCCCCGGCATGAGCGCCGGGGAACAGGCGCGTATCTTCGAGGAATTCGAGCAGACCGGAAGCGCCGCCCAGCGCAGCGGCGGCACCGGCCTCGGCCTTGCCATCTCGGCCCGCATCCTCGCCGAGGCGGGCGGCGCGCTGACGCTCGAAAGCGCGCCCGGCAAGGGCAGCACCTTCACCATCCGCATGCCGGTCGACCTGCGCACGGTGGCCGCCGGCGGGGCGCGTGGCGGCGTGCTGGCCGGCAGCCTCGTCTTCCTGCTCGCGCCCGAAGGGCCGGCCGCCCGGGCGCTGGTGCGCACCGTCGAGGCTCTGGGCGGCGCGTGCCATCTCGCCACCACCGTCGCCGAGGCGCTGGAACGCATCCAGTCCCTTGCCGGCCGCAGGGCGGAACTGACCGATATCATCGTCGACAACCGCCTTGCCGGAGCCTTCCGCCGGGAACTGGCCGACCTTGCCTATCTGCGCGACAGCGGCGCGCGGCGCATCTATCTCGTCAATCCGGAAGAACGCGGCGCGCGGGCGATCGGCAATGGCGAGGGCTACGATTCCTGGCTCATCCGGCCGCTGCGCGAGCGCTCGCTGGTCGAGGTGCTGCGCGGGCGCATGAAGGGCATCGAGGTGCGCGACGCCATCAACGACAATCGTCCGATCCTGAAGGACCTGCCGCCCGCCGTGTCCGACCCGGTGCCGACCGCCCCGACGGGCGCACGCATCCTCCTTGCCGAGGACGACCCGGTGAATGCCATGCTGGTGCGGTCCGTGCTGGAGCGGGCGGGCCATACCGTGCGCCATGTGCCGGACTATCCGGCCCTCGTCGCCGCGCTCGGCGGGGCGACGGATGCCGGCCCCTTCACCGCCGATCTCATCGTCACCGATCTCGGCATGCCGGGCGGCGAGGGCAGGGAGATGATCGCCCGCATCGCCAGGGGCGACTACGGCAATGCGCCGCTGCCGGTGGTCGTGCTGACGGCGGACAGCCGCGCCGGTCTTGGCGAGGCGCTGCGCGATGCCGGCGCGAGCGCGGTTCTGGCCAAGCCCGCGGATCCGGCCCGATTGGTCGCGGAAATCGCCCGCCTTGCGCGCCGCGCCACCGCATGA
- a CDS encoding TrmH family RNA methyltransferase, whose protein sequence is MSQDHHGARRVGQVKEVTSLSNPIVKDIKALANKKDRDETKSFMAEGLKLVIDALELGFEIKTLVYAKNVKDKPQVVQAATKTVARGGLVLEVSEKVLSSITRRDNPQMVVGIFTQRWTSLRDIRPKAGETYVALDRVRDPGNLGTIIRTADAAGASGVILIGETTDPYSMETVRATMGSVFALPLVKASPADFLAWKKGAGVSVVATHLAGAVDYRTIDYRKKPVVLLMGNEQQGLPDELAREADALARIPQAGLADSLNLAIATGIMLFEARRHLLTLEERE, encoded by the coding sequence ATGAGCCAGGACCACCACGGAGCCCGCCGCGTCGGGCAGGTGAAGGAAGTCACGAGCCTTTCGAACCCCATCGTCAAGGACATCAAGGCGCTGGCCAACAAGAAGGACCGCGACGAGACGAAGAGCTTCATGGCCGAGGGCCTGAAGCTTGTCATCGATGCGCTGGAACTCGGCTTCGAGATCAAAACGCTGGTCTATGCCAAGAACGTCAAGGACAAGCCGCAGGTCGTGCAGGCCGCGACGAAGACCGTGGCGCGCGGCGGGCTGGTGCTTGAGGTCAGCGAGAAGGTGCTCTCCTCGATCACGCGGCGCGACAATCCGCAGATGGTCGTCGGCATCTTCACCCAGCGCTGGACGAGCCTGCGCGATATCCGCCCGAAGGCCGGCGAGACCTATGTGGCGCTCGACCGGGTGCGCGATCCCGGCAATCTCGGCACGATCATCCGCACGGCGGACGCGGCGGGCGCAAGCGGCGTCATCCTGATCGGCGAGACGACCGACCCCTATTCGATGGAAACCGTGCGCGCCACCATGGGCTCGGTCTTCGCCCTGCCGCTGGTCAAGGCCAGCCCCGCCGATTTCCTCGCCTGGAAGAAGGGCGCGGGTGTTTCCGTCGTCGCCACGCATCTTGCCGGCGCGGTCGACTACCGCACCATCGATTACAGGAAGAAGCCCGTCGTCCTCCTCATGGGCAACGAGCAGCAGGGCCTGCCGGACGAGCTTGCCCGCGAGGCCGATGCGCTCGCCCGCATCCCGCAGGCCGGCCTTGCCGATTCGCTGAACCTTGCTATCGCCACCGGCATCATGCTCTTCGAGGCGCGCCGCCACCTGCTGACGCTGGAAGAGCGCGAATGA
- the mutS gene encoding DNA mismatch repair protein MutS, producing MNDQIVRANDILSTAELASDESRASATPMMEQYIEIKATNPDSMLFYRMGDFYELFFQDAVDASRALGITLTKRGQHMGLDIPMCGVPVHAADDYLQKLIAVGFRVAVCEQVEDPAEAKKRGSKSVVRRDVVRLVTPGTLTEEKLLSPSDANYLMAVARIRGGAEPAMALAWIDISTGIFRLSETAQGQLLADILRIDPRELIVPDTLFHDPEFRPVLDVVGRVAVPQPAVLFDSATAEGRIARYFGVSTLDGFGTFSRAELAAASAAISYVEKTQIAERPPLGRPERESSASTLFIDPATRGNLELVRTQSGDRAGTLLKAIDRTVTSGGARLLAERLMSPLTDPDAINVRLDSIAMLGECPSFSEDLRRALKALPDMPRALSRIALGRGGPRDLGAILQGLSVSAGIAQTMVVEDLGGELAGARAAIAALPIDLSHRLAVMLADELPLLKRDGGFIREGADGELDEMRALRDQSRRVIAGLQLQYAEETGVKSLKIKHNNVLGYFIEVSAGNASALTDGDEAKARFIHRQTMAGAMRFTTTVLSELETKIANAADRALAIEFAAFDGLVEAVVAEAEAIKAAARALAVVDVSAGLAALAEEQAYCRPTVDSSTMFAIVGGRHPVVEQALRRQQAAAFVANSCDLSPDDGKGHGAIWLLTGPNMGGKSTFLRQNALIAILAQMGAYVPAESAYIGVVDRLFSRVGASDDLARGRSTFMVEMVETAAILNQATDRSLVILDEIGRGTATFDGLSIAWAAVEHLHEANRCRGLFATHFHELTVLSEKLARLSNATMRVKEWDGDVIFLHEVGPGAADRSYGIQVARLAGLPPSVVARAKDVLAKLEDADRKNPASQLIDDLPLFQVAVRREEAQRSGPSKVEELVKGLSPDDMTPREALDALYALKKELGKA from the coding sequence GTGAACGATCAGATCGTGCGAGCGAACGACATCCTGTCGACGGCAGAGCTTGCCAGCGACGAAAGCCGCGCATCGGCCACGCCGATGATGGAACAGTATATCGAGATCAAGGCGACCAATCCGGACAGCATGCTGTTCTACCGCATGGGCGACTTCTACGAGCTGTTCTTCCAGGACGCGGTGGACGCCTCCCGCGCGCTCGGCATCACGCTGACCAAGCGCGGCCAGCATATGGGCCTCGATATTCCCATGTGCGGCGTGCCGGTCCATGCGGCGGACGACTACCTTCAGAAGCTGATCGCCGTCGGCTTCCGCGTCGCGGTCTGCGAACAGGTGGAAGACCCGGCGGAGGCCAAGAAACGCGGCTCGAAATCGGTGGTGCGCCGCGATGTGGTCCGCCTCGTCACGCCCGGCACGCTGACCGAGGAAAAGCTGCTCTCGCCCTCCGACGCCAACTACCTGATGGCCGTCGCCCGTATTCGCGGCGGGGCGGAGCCGGCGATGGCGCTCGCCTGGATCGACATTTCCACCGGCATCTTCCGCCTGTCGGAGACGGCGCAAGGCCAGCTTCTCGCCGATATCCTGCGCATCGACCCGCGTGAGCTGATCGTGCCGGACACGCTGTTCCACGACCCGGAATTCCGCCCGGTGCTGGACGTCGTCGGCCGCGTCGCCGTTCCCCAGCCCGCCGTGCTCTTCGACAGCGCGACGGCGGAGGGCCGCATCGCCCGCTATTTCGGCGTCTCGACGCTCGACGGTTTCGGCACCTTTTCGCGCGCCGAACTGGCCGCGGCCTCTGCCGCCATTTCCTATGTCGAGAAGACGCAGATCGCCGAGCGCCCGCCGCTCGGACGGCCGGAGCGCGAAAGCTCGGCCTCCACGCTCTTCATCGACCCGGCGACGCGCGGCAATCTCGAACTGGTGCGCACCCAGTCCGGCGACCGCGCCGGCACGCTGCTGAAAGCCATCGACCGCACCGTCACCAGCGGCGGCGCGCGGCTTCTCGCCGAACGGCTGATGTCGCCGCTGACCGATCCCGACGCGATCAACGTCCGCCTCGATTCCATCGCGATGCTGGGCGAGTGCCCGTCCTTCAGCGAGGACCTGCGCCGCGCGCTGAAGGCGCTGCCCGACATGCCGCGCGCCCTTTCGCGCATCGCGCTCGGCCGTGGCGGCCCGCGCGATCTCGGCGCCATCCTGCAGGGCCTTTCGGTATCCGCCGGCATCGCCCAGACGATGGTGGTGGAAGACCTCGGCGGCGAGCTCGCCGGCGCTCGCGCCGCCATCGCCGCGCTGCCGATCGACCTGTCGCACCGCCTCGCCGTGATGCTGGCCGATGAACTGCCGCTCCTCAAGCGCGACGGCGGTTTCATCCGCGAGGGGGCGGATGGCGAGCTGGACGAGATGCGGGCGCTGCGCGACCAGTCCCGCCGCGTCATCGCCGGCCTGCAATTGCAATATGCCGAGGAAACGGGCGTCAAGTCGCTGAAGATCAAGCACAACAACGTGCTCGGCTATTTCATCGAGGTCTCGGCCGGCAATGCCTCGGCGCTGACCGACGGCGACGAGGCGAAAGCCCGCTTCATCCACCGCCAGACAATGGCTGGCGCGATGCGCTTCACGACGACGGTGCTCTCCGAACTGGAAACCAAGATCGCCAACGCCGCCGACCGTGCGCTCGCCATCGAGTTCGCCGCTTTCGACGGACTGGTCGAGGCGGTCGTCGCGGAGGCAGAGGCCATCAAGGCGGCGGCGCGCGCGCTCGCCGTGGTCGACGTCTCCGCCGGCCTGGCGGCGCTTGCCGAGGAACAGGCCTATTGCCGGCCCACGGTCGACAGTTCCACCATGTTCGCCATCGTCGGCGGCCGGCATCCGGTGGTGGAGCAGGCGTTGCGCCGCCAGCAGGCCGCCGCCTTCGTCGCCAATTCCTGCGATCTTTCGCCTGACGACGGCAAGGGCCACGGCGCGATCTGGCTGCTGACCGGCCCCAACATGGGCGGTAAGTCGACCTTCCTGCGTCAGAACGCCCTCATCGCCATCCTCGCGCAGATGGGCGCTTACGTTCCGGCGGAAAGCGCCTATATCGGCGTGGTCGACCGGCTCTTCTCGCGCGTCGGCGCGTCGGACGATCTGGCGCGCGGCCGCTCCACCTTCATGGTCGAGATGGTCGAGACGGCGGCGATCCTCAATCAGGCGACCGACCGCTCGCTGGTCATCCTCGACGAGATCGGCCGTGGCACCGCCACTTTCGACGGCCTTTCCATCGCCTGGGCCGCCGTCGAGCACCTGCACGAGGCGAACCGCTGCCGCGGTCTCTTCGCCACCCATTTCCACGAGCTGACGGTGCTTTCGGAAAAGCTCGCCCGCCTTTCCAATGCCACGATGCGCGTCAAGGAATGGGACGGCGACGTCATCTTCCTGCACGAGGTCGGGCCCGGCGCGGCCGACCGCTCCTACGGCATCCAGGTGGCGCGCCTTGCGGGGCTTCCGCCATCGGTCGTGGCGCGGGCGAAGGATGTGCTCGCCAAGCTGGAGGATGCCGACCGCAAGAACCCGGCAAGCCAGCTTATCGACGACCTGCCGCTGTTCCAGGTGGCCGTGCGCCGCGAGGAAGCGCAGCGCAGCGGGCCGTCGAAGGTCGAGGAACTGGTCAAGGGCCTCAGCCCGGACGACATGACGCCGCGCGAGGCGCTGGATGCGCTCTACGCGCTGAAGAAAGAACTTGGCAAAGCCTAG
- a CDS encoding class I SAM-dependent rRNA methyltransferase — MKDKHRRPKSGPAAPARTQAHSRPAGKATPAAAPKPAQAPKKEPRPAPEAPARPLMRREGEKPAERVPVILETAGSSQYRLIDSGAGEKLEQYGPYRIVRPEAQALWQRSLPAALWDKADALFTGDTDEDGMGRWKFPKAALGETWPMQLLGIDFHGRFTAFRHVGVFPEQLAHWSWMKEKVETAGRPVKVLNLFGYTGVASLVAASAGAEVTHVDASKKAIGWARENQTLGRMEKLPIRWICEDAMKFIQREERRGSKYDIILTDPPKFGRGPNGEVWHLFDHLPLMLDICREILSPKAIGLVLTAYSIRASFYSIHELMRETMRGAGGMVESGELVIRESGPDGGDAGRALSTSLFSRWISA; from the coding sequence GTGAAGGACAAACACCGCCGGCCGAAGAGCGGCCCCGCCGCGCCCGCAAGGACGCAGGCCCACAGCCGGCCGGCCGGCAAGGCGACGCCCGCCGCAGCCCCGAAGCCCGCCCAGGCTCCGAAGAAGGAGCCGCGCCCCGCGCCCGAGGCCCCCGCCCGCCCGCTGATGCGCCGCGAAGGCGAAAAGCCCGCCGAGCGCGTGCCGGTCATCCTCGAAACCGCCGGCTCCAGCCAGTACCGCCTCATCGATAGCGGCGCCGGCGAGAAGCTGGAGCAATACGGCCCCTACCGCATCGTGCGCCCCGAGGCGCAGGCGCTCTGGCAGCGCAGTCTGCCGGCCGCGCTCTGGGACAAGGCCGACGCCCTCTTCACCGGCGATACGGACGAGGACGGCATGGGCCGCTGGAAGTTCCCCAAGGCGGCGCTCGGCGAGACCTGGCCGATGCAGCTCCTCGGCATCGATTTCCACGGCCGCTTCACCGCCTTCCGCCATGTCGGCGTCTTCCCCGAGCAGCTCGCCCACTGGAGCTGGATGAAGGAGAAGGTCGAGACCGCCGGCCGCCCCGTCAAGGTGCTGAACCTCTTCGGCTATACCGGCGTCGCCTCGCTGGTGGCCGCCAGCGCCGGAGCCGAAGTCACCCATGTCGACGCCTCCAAGAAGGCCATCGGCTGGGCGCGCGAGAACCAGACGCTCGGCCGCATGGAGAAGCTGCCGATCCGCTGGATCTGCGAGGATGCCATGAAGTTCATCCAGCGCGAGGAGCGCCGGGGCAGCAAATACGACATCATCCTCACCGACCCGCCGAAATTCGGCCGCGGGCCGAACGGCGAGGTCTGGCACCTCTTCGACCACCTGCCGCTGATGCTCGACATCTGCCGCGAGATCCTGTCGCCCAAGGCCATCGGCCTCGTGCTGACGGCCTATTCGATCCGCGCGAGCTTCTATTCCATCCACGAGCTGATGCGCGAGACCATGCGCGGCGCCGGTGGCATGGTGGAATCGGGCGAACTCGTCATCCGCGAGAGCGGCCCGGACGGCGGCGACGCCGGCCGCGCGCTCTCCACCTCCCTCTTCAGCCGATGGATCAGCGCATGA